In the Flavobacteriales bacterium genome, one interval contains:
- a CDS encoding DUF4389 domain-containing protein yields MKLYIERQESYSKTELLLRGFLGFLYIDLPHAFLLMFFGIWSRILTFLSMWIILFTGRYPESFFEFQVGLMRWNVRWKARSYNLADGYPAI; encoded by the coding sequence ATGAAATTATATATCGAACGACAAGAAAGTTATTCTAAAACGGAGCTTCTATTAAGAGGCTTTTTAGGGTTTCTCTATATAGATTTACCACACGCATTTCTTCTTATGTTTTTCGGAATTTGGAGTCGTATTCTAACGTTTCTCTCTATGTGGATCATTCTTTTTACAGGAAGGTATCCAGAAAGTTTTTTTGAATTTCAAGTTGGACTAATGCGATGGAATGTCCGGTGGAAGGCTCGTTCCTATAACTTGGCAGATGGATATCCTGCAATTG